The proteins below come from a single Triticum aestivum cultivar Chinese Spring chromosome 5D, IWGSC CS RefSeq v2.1, whole genome shotgun sequence genomic window:
- the LOC123122200 gene encoding uncharacterized protein, whose amino-acid sequence MASLVPGVLVKLLQHMNTDVKVAGEHRSSLLQVVSIVPALSGSDLFTNQGFYLKVSDSSHATYVTLPEEQHDLILSDKIQLGQFIHVDRLEAATPVPILWGVRPVPGRHPCVGNPEDLVLTSSSKVAGSKKAQPANGSKPTNGLKDAGVLSLEKEKSKLEKINAPHKTVGTENKKPVLTKSKSSLSKQALNGVTEKKETVKPKARPARVRSTPSSPTSVYSLPATFDRFSSDLRQRHGVKGPEKASSSRLSLLERAASVLKVTTAGRRSSAVNSISSSVLGIGSGPKALRRSWEGAVDTKGKNNSDSKTTKADRKPENRGPTTPRRKPPVNEKVTHKDDSKIHNPARKSTSSAPAPPVDADKAPKKHPPTLKRTSGGLSNPNVTNLVKIPPNSKKLTDVGNSWASLPPSLAKLGKELLKYRESAQVAAVEAMQEASAAESLLRCLSSYAEVSSTAEEQNPQPTVEQFLALHSSLSRATVITDTLTKSAVPPECSAASDAGTVVSATDDEAAAAVAAERQRRAKSWVNAALATDLSGFGLYNLKPVPATVSSPLAVVVVDESAKPVAASPNAVKSLSPAAKSRMSPAKGKPRTGPGATAAAVTPAPPEWERGVGAEERGQLARRLGEESRGWFLGFVERFLDADVSAAAPWDRERAARMLPQLKRVNDWLGEIGTRGEAPPPPPPAQDGDEEAAAAAASANGCGVPEETIERLRKKIYEFLLTNVDSAAAVLGGAAAPPAPAPASGKKS is encoded by the exons ATGGCGTCGTTGGTGCCCGGTGTCCTCGTCAAGCTCCTTCAGCATATGAACACGGATGTCAAAGTCGCAGGAGAGCATCGGTCGTCCCTTCTTCAGGTCGTCAGCATTGTGCCGGCACTTTCAGGGAGTGATCTTTTCACCAACCAAGGGTTCTACCTCAAGGTGTCCGATTCTTCGCACGCCACATATGTGACCCTTCCCGAGGAACAGCATGATCTCATCTTGAGCGACAAGATTCAGTTAGGGCAGTTCATCCATGTTGATCGCCTTGAGGCGGCCACTCCGGTACCCATCCTTTGGGGAGTTCGGCCAGTTCCTGGCCGTCATCCTTGTGTAGGCAACCCTGAGGACCTTGTGTTAACTAGCTCTTCCAAAGTTGCCGGCAGCAAGAAAGCACAACCGGCCAATGGATCGAAACCAACCAATGGATTGAAAGATGCTGGCGTCTTGTCGCTAGAGAAGGAAAAGAGCAAGTTAGAGAAAATAAATGCTCCCCACAAAACCGTTGGGACAGAAAATAAGAAACCGGTGCTGACCAAATCAAAATCCTCACTGTCAAAACAGGCTTTGAATGGGGTTACTGAGAAGAAGGAAACAGTGAAACCAAAGGCAAGACCTGCTCGTGTTAGATCAACACCTTCATCTCCAACCAGTGTCTATTCTCTACCTGCAACATTTGACAGATTTTCTAGTGATCTAAGACAGAGACATGGGGTAAAAGGACCAGAGAAAGCATCATCTTCTAGGCTCTCCTTGTTAGAAAGGGCAGCTTCAGTTCTGAAGGTCACTACTGCAGGGAGAAGGTCCTCTGCGGTTAACTCAATCAGTAGCTCTGTGCTGGGTATTGGATCAGGGCCAAAGGCATTGCGAAGAAGCTGGGAAGGAGCTGTAGATACAAAAGGGAAAAATAATTCAGACTCAAAGACGACCAAAGCTGACAGGAAACCTGAGAACAGGGGCCCAACG ACTCCTAGAAGAAAGCCACCAGTGAACGAGAAGGTGACACATAAAGACGACAGTAAGATTCATAACCCTGCTAGAAAGAGCACGTCAAGTGCTCCTGCTCCTCCAGTCGATGCTGACAAAGCACCGAAGAAGCATCCTCCTACTCTAAAGAGGACATCTGGGGGTTTAAGCAACCCAAATGTTACAAATTTGGTTAAGATTCCACCAAACAGCAAAAAACTGACAGATGTCGGCAATTCATGGGCATCACTTCCTCCGTCACTTGCCAAACTAGGAAAG GAGCTTCTGAAGTACAGAGAATCGGCGCAGGTGGCTGCTGTTGAAGCCATGCAGGAAGCTTCTGCTGCAGAAAGCTTGCTGAGATGTTTGAG CTCGTACGCTGAGGTGAGCTCGACGGCGGAGGAGCAGAACCCGCAGCCGACCGTTGAGCAGTTCCTCGCCCTCCACAGCTCGCTCTCCCGCGCCACGGTGATCACTGACACCCTCACCAAGTCAGCAGTCCCGCCGGAATGCTCAGCGGCCAGCGACGCCGGGACGGTGGTCTCTGCCACGGACGATGAGGCCGCTGCTGCAGTCGCAGCGGAGCGGCAGCGCCGGGCCAAGTCTTGGGTTAACGCTGCGCTCGCCACGGACCTCTCTGGCTTCGGGCTCTACAACCTCAAGCCCGTCCCGGCCACGGTGTCATCGCCGCTGGCGGTGGTCGTCGTTGACGAGTCGGCGAAGCCAGTTGCGGCGTCCCCCAATGCCGTGAAGTCGTTGTCTCCAGCGGCGAAGTCACGGATGTCCCCGGCAAAGGGGAAGCCGAGGACGGGCCCGGGGGCCACGGCAGCCGCGGTGACGCCCGCCCCGCCGGAGTGGGAGAGGGGAGTAGGCGCGGAGGAGAGGGGCCAGCTGGCTCGGCGGCTCGGGGAGGAGTCCCGGGGGTGGTTCCTCGGGTTCGTGGAGCGGTTCCTGGACGCCGACGTGTCGGCAGCGGCGCCGTGGGACCGCGAGCGCGCGGCCAGGATGCTCCCGCAGCTGAAGCGCGTCAACGACTGGCTCGGCGAGATCGGGACGCGCGgcgaggcgccgccgccgccgccgccggcgcaggACGGGGACGAGGAGGCCGCGGCCGCTGCTGCGTCGGCCAACGGCTGCGGCGTGCCCGAGGAGACGATCGAACGGCTGAGGAAGAAGATCTACGAGTTCCTCCTCACCAACGTCGACTCAGCTGCCGCGGTGCTCGGCGGCGCGGCAGCCCCGCCGGCCCCGGCGCCGGCGAGCGGGAAGAAGTCGTGA